A window from Podospora bellae-mahoneyi strain CBS 112042 chromosome 1 map unlocalized CBS112042p_1, whole genome shotgun sequence encodes these proteins:
- a CDS encoding uncharacterized protein (EggNog:ENOG503P8N0; COG:B) — translation MPFVDNYMEDAPLQLIQSDLQESVEASYSRQSSVALDFAGGAGPTVVNLHEEEDLIINEQFNMPPALPEADMGLGASLFDDELAPSSSKKRGRPLRSSTGTSSETPAKSTPAAKTPRSTRSVGKSSATPKSARNSAGPKSASRSTGRKRKAEEIEETSPEAEAEVEATPAAKRGRAGRPARTAGKAASARLSLEAAKKPIRGRPKGPAAIAKPKNKGGRPKKDTSVNGVASEEVYEVEAIRDSGIDDKTKAHKFLVKWKGYPESENTWEPRSNLMGAEELVREFEKSQKKTKAADAAVKVSAPKKEKSEKPAAEKKAAPAKGRGKAKAVKKVAPAKKPVGRPGRRGRSAKA, via the exons ATGCCGTTTGTGGATAACTACATGGAGGATGCTCCTCTCCAATTGATCCAAAGCGACTTGCAAGA GTCTGTTGAGGCTTCATACTCAAGACAGAGCTCAGTCGCTCTCGATTTCGCCGGTGGTGCTGGCCCGACTGTGGTTAACCttcatgaagaagaggatctCATCATAAACGAGCAGTTCAACATGCCGCCCGCCCTTCCAGAAGCCGATATGGGCTTGGGTGCCAGTCtctttgatgatgaactcGCGCCTTCCTCGTCGAAAAAGCGGGGCCGCCCTTTGAGATCCTCTACTGGGACTTCTTCCGAGACGCCCGCCAAGTCGACACCGGCTGCGAAGACTCCTCGTTCAACCAGGAGTGTTGGCAAGTCTTCTGCTACGCCAAAATCTGCTAGGAACAGTGCGGGTCCTAAGAGCGCCAGCCGCAGCACAGGCCGCAAGCGCAAGGCTGAAGAGATCGAGGAGACGTCTCctgaagctgaagctgaagtTGAAGCGACACCAGCGGCAAAGCGTGGTCGTGCCGGAAGGCCTGCCCGTACTGCAGGCAAGGCCGCCAGTGCGCGACTCTCACTTGAGGCTGCTAAGAAGCCTATTCGTGGTCGTCCCAAGGGGCCCGCT gccatcgCTAAGCCCAAGAACAAGGGCGGCCGTCCCAAGAAGGACACATCTGTTAATGGCGTCGCCTCTGAAGAGGTTTATGAAGTCGAAGCCATCCGTGACTCGGGAATCGACGACAAGACCAAAGCTCACAAGTTCCTCGTCAAGTGGAAGGGCTATCCCGAAAGTGAAAACACCTGGGAGCCCAGGTCTAACCTCATGGGAGCCGAAGAATTAGTCCGTGAGTTTGAGAAGAGccaaaaaaagaccaagGCTGCGGATGCTGCCGTCAAGGTATCAGcgcccaagaaggagaagtcgGAGAAGCCAGCAGCCGAAAAGAAGGCGGCCCCTGCTAAGGGTAGGGGCAAGGCGAAGGCCGTGAAGAAGGTTGCGCCGGCAAAAAAGCCCGTTGGGCGGCCGGGGAGAAGGGGTAGATCTGCCAAGGCATAG